In a single window of the Rhodoferax saidenbachensis genome:
- the mscL gene encoding large conductance mechanosensitive channel protein MscL: MGMLQEFKDFAVKGNVIDLAVGVIIGGAFGKIVDSVVADLIMPLVGAVIGKLDFSNLYVVLGNVPPGTEATLAALKKAGVPVFAYGNFITVGVNFAILAFIIFLMVKQINKLKKEAPAPEAPPVVTPEDVLLLREIRDSLKK, translated from the coding sequence ATGGGAATGTTGCAAGAATTCAAGGATTTCGCGGTCAAGGGCAATGTGATCGATCTGGCCGTCGGTGTCATTATTGGCGGCGCGTTTGGCAAGATCGTCGACTCGGTCGTGGCCGACCTGATCATGCCGCTGGTGGGCGCCGTGATCGGAAAGCTGGACTTTTCCAACCTTTACGTGGTGCTTGGCAACGTCCCACCCGGCACAGAGGCCACGCTGGCCGCCCTCAAGAAGGCGGGCGTGCCCGTGTTTGCCTATGGCAACTTCATCACCGTGGGCGTGAACTTTGCGATTCTGGCTTTCATCATCTTCCTGATGGTCAAGCAGATCAACAAGCTGAAGAAAGAGGCTCCGGCCCCCGAAGCGCCACCCGTTGTCACGCCCGAAGACGTGCTACTGCTGCGCGAAATTCGCGACAGTCTGAAGAAGTAA
- the pdxA gene encoding 4-hydroxythreonine-4-phosphate dehydrogenase PdxA, whose translation MLRPIAITLGDAAGIGPEIIAKCFAAQPEDVRGCFVAGDVQAMRRAAALLASAGHPPLPVAQIASPDEALDVPPRCIPVLQVGAALAPVAMGQVSKEAGEFAGRCVLWAADAALRGEVAALVTAPLHKEALSAAGAPYDRFPGHTEMLQDAAARHLGKAVADVPVRMMLANDELRTVLVSIHMSLRDALAAVTLDNVLQTLLITHTALAAVLGRAPRIAVAGLNPHAGEGGLFGREELDTIVPAMDAARAQGSQVFGPYAPDTVFMRARNTPAKPGEFDVVVAMYHDQGLIPVKYLGVEQGVNVTLGLPLVRTSPDHGTAFDIAGTGRADASSLLAAIRMARQLCGIENI comes from the coding sequence ATGCTGCGTCCCATTGCCATTACTTTGGGGGATGCCGCTGGCATAGGCCCGGAAATCATTGCCAAGTGTTTTGCGGCGCAACCGGAAGACGTGCGCGGTTGTTTTGTGGCCGGTGACGTGCAGGCCATGCGGCGTGCAGCGGCTTTGCTGGCCAGTGCCGGGCATCCGCCGTTGCCGGTAGCGCAGATAGCATCACCCGACGAAGCGCTTGACGTTCCGCCCCGTTGCATCCCGGTGCTCCAGGTCGGCGCCGCCTTGGCGCCCGTGGCCATGGGCCAGGTCAGCAAAGAGGCGGGCGAGTTTGCCGGGCGTTGCGTGCTGTGGGCGGCCGACGCGGCCCTGCGCGGCGAGGTGGCGGCTCTGGTCACCGCGCCGTTGCACAAGGAGGCGTTGTCGGCGGCAGGCGCACCCTACGACCGTTTTCCGGGCCACACCGAAATGCTGCAGGACGCGGCGGCGCGGCATCTGGGCAAGGCGGTGGCGGATGTGCCGGTGCGCATGATGCTGGCCAATGACGAGCTACGTACCGTACTGGTGAGCATCCATATGTCGTTGCGCGATGCGCTGGCTGCGGTGACGTTGGACAACGTCTTGCAAACCCTGTTGATCACCCACACGGCTTTGGCCGCAGTGCTGGGCCGTGCACCGCGTATCGCGGTGGCGGGGCTCAACCCCCATGCGGGGGAGGGCGGCCTGTTTGGCCGCGAGGAGCTGGACACCATCGTTCCGGCGATGGATGCCGCCCGCGCACAGGGCAGTCAGGTGTTTGGCCCCTATGCACCCGACACGGTGTTCATGCGCGCGCGCAACACGCCTGCCAAGCCCGGTGAATTTGACGTGGTGGTGGCGATGTACCACGACCAGGGGCTGATCCCAGTGAAGTACCTGGGGGTGGAGCAGGGTGTCAATGTGACGCTGGGCCTGCCGCTGGTGCGCACCAGCCCGGACCACGGCACCGCGTTTGACATTGCCGGTACTGGCCGCGCCGACGCGTCCAGCCTGTTGGCGGCCATTCGCATGGCACGCCAGCTCTGTGGCATCGAAAATATATGA
- a CDS encoding Nif3-like dinuclear metal center hexameric protein yields the protein MTDRQDLHTLLDTLLQPERFKDYCPNGLQVEGRAQVRKIVSGVTASLALIEAAIAANADAILVHHGLFWRGHDGRVTGWMRQRLAPLLAHNINLFAYHLPLDAHAELGNNAQLGVQLGLQADGRFGEQQLGWTGAPLNGPFADAQALARHAETTLGHAVVLVPGKPGPVRRVGWCTGGAQGYFEDAIAAGVDAFITGEISEPQAHYARECGVAYLACGHHATERYGAQAVAAHAAVQLGLEHQFIDIDNPA from the coding sequence ATGACCGACCGCCAAGACCTTCACACCCTGCTGGATACGCTGCTGCAGCCCGAGCGTTTCAAGGACTACTGCCCCAACGGCCTGCAGGTCGAAGGGCGGGCGCAGGTGCGCAAAATCGTCTCCGGCGTCACCGCCAGCCTGGCGCTGATTGAAGCCGCCATCGCCGCGAACGCGGACGCCATCCTCGTACACCACGGCCTGTTCTGGCGCGGCCACGACGGCCGGGTCACTGGCTGGATGCGCCAGCGCCTCGCGCCCCTGCTGGCGCACAACATCAATCTGTTTGCGTACCACCTGCCGCTGGACGCGCACGCCGAACTGGGTAACAACGCGCAACTCGGTGTGCAGCTCGGTCTGCAGGCCGATGGTCGTTTTGGAGAGCAGCAACTGGGCTGGACCGGCGCGCCACTGAACGGACCGTTTGCCGATGCGCAGGCTTTGGCCCGTCACGCGGAGACCACACTGGGCCACGCCGTGGTGCTGGTGCCCGGCAAACCCGGCCCGGTACGCCGCGTGGGCTGGTGCACGGGCGGCGCACAGGGGTATTTTGAAGACGCGATTGCCGCCGGTGTGGATGCCTTCATCACCGGTGAAATTTCGGAGCCACAAGCCCACTACGCCCGCGAATGCGGCGTGGCGTACCTGGCCTGCGGTCACCATGCTACTGAGCGGTATGGCGCGCAGGCCGTTGCCGCGCATGCCGCTGTGCAGTTGGGGCTGGAGCACCAGTTCATTGACATTGATAACCCCGCCTGA